A section of the Oryzias melastigma strain HK-1 linkage group LG14, ASM292280v2, whole genome shotgun sequence genome encodes:
- the LOC112142390 gene encoding histone H2B 1/2 yields the protein MPEPAKSAPKKGSKKAVTKTAGKGGKKKRKTRKESYAIYVYKVLKQVHPDTGISSKAMSIMNSFVNDIFERIASEASRLAHYNKRSTITSREIQTAVRLLLPGELAKHAVSEGTKAVTKYTSSK from the coding sequence ATGCCTGAACCAGCGAAGTCTGCACCGAAGAAGGGCTCCAAGAAAGCCGTGACCAAGACGGCCGGCAAAGgaggaaagaagaagaggaagaccaGGAAGGAGAGCTACGCCATCTACGTCTACAAGGTGTTGAAGCAGGTCCACCCCGACACCGGCATCTCCTCCAAGGCCATGAGCATCATGAATTCGTTCGTGAACGACATCTTTGAGCGCATCGCCTCCGAAGCTTCTCGCTTGGCGCATTACAACAAGCGCTCCACCATCACCTCCAGGGAGATCCAGACCGCCGTGCGGCTCCTGCTGCCCGGTGAGCTGGCCAAGCACGCCGTGTCTGAGGGCACCAAAGCCGTCACTAAATACACCAGCTCCAAGTAA
- the LOC112142505 gene encoding uncharacterized protein LOC112142505 — MSGRGKGGKGLGKGGAKRHRKVLRDNIQGITKPAIRRLARRGGVKRISGLIYEETRGVLKVFLENVIRDAVTYTEHAKRKTVTAMDVVYALKRQGRTLYGFGGTINMSGRGKGGKGLGKGGAKRHRKVLRDNIQGITKPAIRRLARRGGVKRISGLIYEETRGVLKVFLENVIRDAVTYTEHAKRKTVTAMDVVYALKRQGRTLYGFGG; from the exons ATGAGCGGAAGAGGAAAGGGAGGCAAAGGACTCGGAAAAGGAGGCGCCAAGCGTCACCGCAAAGTGCTCCGTGATAACATCCAGGGAATCACCAAGCCCGCCATTCGCCGCCTGGCTCGTCGTGGCGGAGTCAAGCGTATCTCTGGTCTTATCTACGAAGAGACCCGCGGTGTGCTCAAGGTCTTCTTGGAGAATGTCATCCGTGACGCCGTGACCTACACCGAACACGCCAAGAGGAAGACGGTGACCGCCATGGACGTCGTCTACGCTCTGAAGAGACAGGGCAGAACCCTGTACGGATTCGGAG GAACTATCAACATGAGCGGAAGAGGAAAGGGAGGCAAAGGACTCGGAAAAGGAGGCGCCAAACGTCACCGCAAAGTGCTCCGTGATAACATCCAGGGAATCACCAAGCCCGCCATTCGCCGCCTGGCTCGTCGTGGTGGAGTCAAGCGTATCTCTGGTCTCATCTACGAAGAGACCCGCGGTGTGCTCAAGGTCTTCTTGGAGAATGTCATCCGTGACGCCGTGACCTACACCGAACACGCCAAGAGGAAGACGGTGACCGCCATGGACGTGGTCTACGCTCTGAAGAGACAGGGCAGAACCCTGTACGGATTCGGAGGTTAA
- the LOC112142384 gene encoding histone H1 yields MAEEAPAAAPAKAPAKSPKKKKAAARPKKDGPSISKLIVAAVAESKERKGMSLSALKKVLAAKGVDVTKANKRINTAVTKLVTAGTLSQTKGTGASGSFKLAKEPKAAKPAKKVVAKKAPTKVKKPAAKKAVAKKPAAKKPAAKKSPKKAPAKKAATKKVAKKSPKKPAAKKPKAAKKPAVKKTAAKKPAARKTKK; encoded by the coding sequence ATGGCAGAGgaagctccagcagcagcaccgGCGAAAGCCCCGGCCAAATCCCCCAAGAAGAAGAAGGCGGCGGCCCGGCCCAAGAAGGATGGACCCAGCATCTCCAAGCTCATCGTGGCAGCTGTGGCCGAGTCCAAGGAGCGCAAGGGTATGTCCCTGTCGGCGCTCAAAAAGGTCCTGGCCGCCAAAGGTGTGGATGTGACCAAGGCTAACAAGCGCATCAACACCGCCGTCACCAAGCTGGTCACCGCAGGGACCCTGAGCCAGACCAAAGGCACCGGAGCGTCCGGATCCTTCAAGCTGGCGAAGGAGCCCAAAGCCGCCAAACCAGCCAAGAAGGTGGTGGCGAAGAAGGCTCCCACCAAGGTTAAGAAACCCGCCGCCAAGAAGGCTGTAGCCAAGAAACCCGCAGCCAAGAAACCCGCCGCCAAGAAGTCTCCGAAGAAAGCCCCGGCTAAGAAGGCAGCGACCAAGAAGGTGGCCAAGAAGAGCCCCAAGAAGCCCGCCGCTAAGAAGCCAAAGGCCGCCAAGAAGCCCGCGGTCAAGAAAACCGCCGCCAAGAAACCCGCAGCCAGGAAGACCAAGAAGTAG